In the Fibrobacter sp. UWB5 genome, one interval contains:
- the priA gene encoding primosomal protein N' encodes MTKRIPKLSAPEEVHQKLKSELLTDFCEVYIPMAPDVYTYGVPAGVNLCRGDVVWVQFATRKKPALAVVARVHQDRPKFDVRPAYPHQSGYRFSERYMESLEWTARYYISTPMKALFVFWPSDFEKYLDALAFTKGEASTSREARGATTPNAPALTLEQTNAFNTLCEELNKTGFRGVLLHGVTGSGKTRVYQELAREALKQNKKVLILVPEIGLTPQTLKRFEDFLQVPIVVLHSALSAPQKREGYVSILKGDAQVVLGTRSAILAPFDFDLVILDEEHDTSFKQQDPAPRYHTREMAFHLAYKYGALVVLGSATPCLETFYNAQAKNLKIVSLKERATQAPLPKVQIVDMGKMRQQKGILLSPTLREALTDCIERGDQAIILMNRRGFSKMRVCTECGETLYCKHCHIPLVYHKQYRSLMCHYCAALYPVNTPCSACGAETYEFVGGAIEMLEEEIAEWIPNAKVIRMDRDTTQNVGASEKILDAFRNREYNILIGTQMVAKGHDFPGVQLVGVVGADSGLGIPDFRSTERLFQLLSQTAGRAGRAGGEGQVLIQTLKPSEPIMQFAVNHDFNGFANKEMEDRRAAFYPPFCKLVEISCGSRDEDLLRHTVERLEALLRANKNLMVLGPVDAFVPVVQNVHWAKLYIKTQDLAPVRKILHPIINAPKPWVQNVEIKVEIE; translated from the coding sequence GTGACAAAACGAATCCCAAAACTTAGCGCCCCGGAAGAGGTACATCAGAAGCTCAAGTCCGAATTGTTAACGGATTTTTGCGAAGTGTACATTCCCATGGCCCCCGATGTATACACCTACGGAGTCCCCGCCGGAGTCAACCTCTGCCGCGGAGACGTTGTATGGGTTCAGTTTGCCACCCGTAAAAAGCCGGCCCTCGCCGTGGTCGCACGCGTCCACCAGGACCGCCCCAAGTTTGATGTGCGCCCTGCTTACCCGCACCAGTCCGGCTACCGCTTTAGCGAACGTTATATGGAATCGCTCGAATGGACAGCACGCTATTATATCAGCACGCCCATGAAGGCGCTGTTCGTGTTCTGGCCCAGCGACTTCGAGAAGTACCTGGATGCTCTAGCCTTTACAAAGGGGGAAGCCTCCACCTCGCGTGAGGCTAGAGGAGCAACGACCCCGAACGCTCCGGCACTCACTTTAGAACAAACTAACGCATTCAACACGCTTTGCGAAGAACTGAACAAGACTGGTTTCCGCGGCGTATTGCTTCACGGCGTGACAGGCTCGGGAAAGACCCGCGTTTACCAGGAGCTCGCCCGCGAAGCCCTCAAGCAAAACAAGAAAGTTTTAATCCTCGTGCCCGAAATCGGGCTTACCCCGCAAACGCTCAAGCGCTTTGAAGATTTTCTGCAAGTTCCGATTGTGGTTTTGCACTCGGCGCTTTCCGCACCCCAAAAACGCGAAGGCTACGTCTCCATTTTGAAGGGCGATGCGCAAGTGGTTCTCGGCACCCGCAGTGCCATTCTTGCGCCGTTTGATTTTGACCTGGTGATTCTCGACGAAGAGCACGACACCTCCTTCAAGCAGCAGGATCCGGCGCCGCGCTACCACACCCGCGAAATGGCTTTCCATTTGGCGTACAAGTACGGCGCCCTCGTGGTTCTCGGAAGTGCCACGCCTTGCCTCGAGACATTCTATAACGCCCAGGCAAAAAATTTAAAGATTGTCTCGCTCAAGGAACGCGCCACACAGGCGCCGCTCCCGAAGGTGCAAATCGTGGACATGGGCAAGATGCGCCAGCAAAAGGGAATCCTGTTGTCACCCACGCTGCGCGAAGCTTTGACCGATTGCATCGAGCGCGGGGACCAGGCGATCATCCTCATGAACCGTCGCGGTTTTTCGAAGATGCGCGTGTGTACCGAATGCGGCGAGACGCTTTACTGCAAGCATTGCCACATTCCGCTCGTATACCACAAGCAATACCGCTCGCTCATGTGCCACTACTGCGCCGCCCTTTACCCGGTGAACACACCGTGTAGCGCCTGCGGCGCCGAAACTTACGAGTTTGTGGGCGGCGCCATCGAGATGCTCGAAGAAGAAATCGCCGAATGGATTCCGAATGCGAAAGTGATTCGCATGGACCGCGACACCACCCAGAACGTGGGTGCCAGCGAAAAGATTCTCGACGCGTTCCGCAACCGCGAATACAACATTCTGATTGGAACGCAGATGGTCGCCAAGGGCCACGACTTTCCGGGCGTGCAATTAGTCGGGGTCGTTGGCGCCGATAGCGGACTCGGCATTCCCGATTTCCGCTCCACCGAAAGGCTATTCCAATTGCTCAGCCAGACTGCAGGGCGCGCGGGTCGTGCCGGCGGCGAAGGCCAAGTGCTTATCCAGACGCTCAAGCCGTCTGAACCCATCATGCAATTTGCCGTGAACCACGACTTCAACGGATTTGCGAATAAAGAAATGGAAGACCGGCGCGCCGCCTTCTACCCGCCCTTCTGCAAGCTCGTGGAAATCAGCTGCGGCAGTCGCGACGAAGACTTGTTGCGTCACACCGTCGAACGGCTCGAAGCCCTTCTCCGTGCGAACAAGAACCTCATGGTGCTCGGCCCTGTGGATGCCTTCGTGCCCGTCGTGCAAAACGTACATTGGGCAAAGCTCTACATCAAGACACAAGACCTCGCCCCCGTCCGCAAAATTCTGCATCCCATCATAAACGCACCCAAGCCCTGGGTGCAAAACGTCGAAATCAAAGTGGAAATTGAATAG
- a CDS encoding nitrilase-related carbon-nitrogen hydrolase has protein sequence MLDIYLVQMDVVPNDKAKNFAKVRELTAKIRKNASDSVPGLIILPEMFATGYLPLHPESAAEDFSTKDSGETAQLLYELANQTGCYVMGAGIARSNGALLNHSSVYAPGNAQEFSHYDKRRPFFMEQAKFTAGENVNLFKIANWNTAATICFDLRFPELYRDAVKAGARLITIQAAWPLARIAHWKTLLQARAIEDQVYVAAVNCTGSELNGGNSMIVNPKGEIIASANGQEEGIVYARIESAPQEEYRAKFPVLKGLL, from the coding sequence ATGCTCGATATTTACTTGGTACAAATGGATGTCGTCCCGAACGACAAGGCAAAAAACTTCGCCAAAGTGCGCGAACTGACCGCCAAAATTCGCAAAAACGCAAGCGACTCCGTACCGGGACTTATCATTTTGCCCGAAATGTTCGCCACAGGCTACTTGCCCCTGCACCCCGAATCTGCCGCCGAAGACTTTTCGACCAAGGATTCCGGCGAAACCGCCCAGCTCTTATACGAACTCGCGAACCAAACCGGCTGCTACGTCATGGGAGCAGGAATCGCACGTTCTAACGGCGCCCTGTTGAACCACAGCAGCGTCTACGCCCCCGGCAACGCACAGGAATTCTCCCACTACGACAAGCGCCGCCCCTTCTTCATGGAGCAGGCCAAATTCACCGCCGGCGAAAACGTTAATTTATTCAAAATCGCGAACTGGAACACCGCCGCGACCATTTGTTTCGACCTGCGATTCCCCGAACTTTACCGCGACGCCGTCAAGGCAGGCGCAAGACTCATTACCATTCAGGCCGCCTGGCCGCTCGCCCGTATTGCCCACTGGAAAACTTTGCTGCAAGCCCGCGCCATCGAAGACCAAGTTTATGTGGCCGCAGTCAACTGCACCGGCAGCGAATTGAATGGCGGTAACTCCATGATAGTCAACCCAAAAGGTGAAATTATCGCAAGCGCAAATGGCCAAGAAGAAGGCATCGTTTATGCACGAATTGAATCGGCCCCACAAGAAGAATACCGCGCCAAATTCCCTGTTTTAAAGGGTCTTTTGTAA
- a CDS encoding M15 family metallopeptidase, which produces MFRILLTVLFLGAMAFAHETDSLFVPPKPEKPLRYCSSVKKWIAFATADSNMVEITRLKGVRMDLRYATFENVTGHDLYCGVQRAFVHKDAAAKLRKAVKIMEREMPGSELVIFDASRPLYAQEALRKTVRGTPYSAYVSSPATGGLHNFGLALDLSITDADGNLLDMGTDFDSFERCAGEVGEAEALKSGRLTQEQVDNRNKLRKIMRGAGWVPLGSEWWHFNAYPSKYVRENYPKFPL; this is translated from the coding sequence ATGTTTCGGATACTTCTGACAGTACTTTTTCTGGGTGCCATGGCTTTTGCTCATGAGACAGATTCTCTGTTTGTTCCGCCGAAGCCCGAAAAGCCCTTGCGCTATTGCAGCTCCGTCAAGAAGTGGATTGCTTTTGCGACGGCAGATTCCAACATGGTCGAAATTACCCGCCTGAAGGGGGTGCGCATGGACTTGCGTTATGCGACCTTCGAGAATGTGACGGGCCACGATTTGTATTGTGGCGTACAGCGCGCCTTTGTGCATAAGGATGCCGCGGCAAAGCTCCGCAAGGCCGTGAAGATTATGGAACGCGAAATGCCGGGTTCCGAGCTCGTGATTTTTGATGCGTCGCGCCCGCTGTATGCACAGGAGGCTTTGCGGAAGACCGTGCGCGGTACGCCTTATTCGGCTTACGTGTCTTCGCCGGCCACGGGCGGGCTCCATAACTTTGGCTTGGCTCTGGATTTGAGCATTACCGATGCCGATGGCAACTTGCTTGACATGGGCACGGACTTTGATTCTTTTGAACGCTGCGCGGGCGAAGTCGGCGAAGCGGAAGCTTTAAAGAGCGGTCGCTTGACGCAGGAGCAGGTGGACAACCGCAATAAGCTTCGCAAGATTATGCGCGGGGCGGGCTGGGTCCCGCTCGGCAGCGAGTGGTGGCATTTTAACGCTTACCCTAGCAAGTACGTTCGCGAGAACTATCCGAAGTTCCCGTTGTAG